In Ochotona princeps isolate mOchPri1 chromosome 22, mOchPri1.hap1, whole genome shotgun sequence, the following are encoded in one genomic region:
- the DDRGK1 gene encoding DDRGK domain-containing protein 1 yields the protein MVALVVYLVAAALLVGLIFFLTRSRRRAAAAGPESLPNEEEPTAAGRVAQPRSLEPEEQRAGGRPRRRRDLGSRLQAQRQAQRAAWAEVDENDEEAGIPAQEEEGVEKPVETHVSGKIGAKKLRKLEEKQARKAQREAKEAEREERKRLESQREAEWKKEEERLRLEEEQKEEEERKAREEQAQREHEEYLKLKEAFVVEEEGVGETMTEEQSHSFLTEFINYIKQSKVVLLEDLASHVGLRTQDTINRIQDLLAEGTLTGVIDDRGKFIYITPEELAAVANFIRQRGRVSIAELAQASNSLIAWGRESPAQAPA from the exons ATGGTGGCGCTCGTGGTGTACCTGGTGGCGGCGGCGCTCCTGGTCGGCCTTATCTTCTTCCTCACTCGCAGCCGGCGCCGGGCGGCAGCAG CCGGTCCAGAGTCGCTGCCCAATGAGGAGGAGCCCACAGCAGCAGGCCGGGTGGCCCAGCCCCGGTCTCTGGAGCCGGAGGAGCAGCGAGCTGGAGGTCGGCCCCGACGTCGCAGGGACCTCGGTAGCCGCCTGCAGGCCCAGCGGCAGGCCCAGCGGGCTGCCTGGGCGGAAGTGGATGAGAACGACGAGGAAGCAGGCATTCCAG CCCAGGAGGAAGAAGGTGTGGAGAAGCCAGTGGAAACACATGTGTCTGGGAAAATTGGAGCCAAGAAACTCCGGAAACTGGAGGAGAAGCAGGCGCGAAAAGCCCAGCGTGAGGCAA AGGAGGCCGAGCGTGAGGAACGGAAACGTCTGGAGTCCCAGAGAGAGGCTGAatggaagaaggaggaagagcgaCTTCGCctggaggaggagcagaag gaggaggaggagaggaaggcccGGGAGGAGCAGGCCCAGCGGGAGCACGAGGAGTACCTGAAACTGAAGGAGGCCTtcgtggtggaggaggagggtgtgggcgAGACCATGACTGAGGAGCAG TCCCACAGCTTCCTGACAGAGTTCATCAACTACATCAAG CAGTCCAAGGTCGTGCTTCTGGAAGatttggcctcccatgtgggcctgCGGACTCAG GATACCATAAACCGCATCCAGGACCTGCTGGCTGAGGGGACTCTGACAG GTGTGATTGATGACCGAGGCAAGTTCATCTACATAACCCCAGAGgaactggctgctgtggccaactTCATCCGACAGCGAGGCCGGGTGTCCATCGCCGAGCTTGCCCAAGCCAGCAACTCCCTCATTGCGTGGGGCCGGGAATCCCCTGCCCAAGCCCCTGCCTGA
- the LZTS3 gene encoding leucine zipper putative tumor suppressor 3 isoform X2, translating to MAKLETLPVRAEPGRDPLLAFAPRPAELGPPDPRLAMGSGVTHAQEFAMKSVGTRTGVGGSQSGFPGPRGGGGSGGRERPGRCPSEDKALANSLYLNGELRGSDHTDVCGNVVGSSGGSSSSGSSDKAPPQYREPSHPPKLLATSGKLDQCSEPLVRPSAFKPVVPKNFHSMQNLCPPQSNGTPEGRQGPGGLKGGLDKSRTMTPAGGSGGGLSDSGRNSLTSLPTYSSSYSQHLAPLSASTSHINRIGTASYSSNSSGGGSGYQDLGTSDSGRASSKSSSSTATSVGRPGHLGSGEGGGGGLPFAACSPPSPSTLIQELEERLWEKEQEVAALRRSLEQSEAAVAQVLEERQKAWERELAELRQGCSGKLQQVARRAQRAQQGLQLQVLRLQQDKKQLQEETARLMRQREELEDKVAACQKEQADFLPRMEETKWEVCQKAGEISLLKQQLKDSQADVSQKLSEIVGLRSQLREGRASLREKEEQLLSLRDSFGSKQASLELGDGELPTAACLKPPLTPVDPAEPQEAVLATCESDEVKMRRQAGVAAAASLASVDGEADASGENGTRALRREVGRLQAELAAERRARERQGASFAEERRVWLEEKEKVIEYQKQLQLSYVEMYQRNQQLERRLRERGSAGGASTPTPPHGDDKKAWTPSRLERIESTEI from the exons ATGGCGAAGCTGGAGACGCTGCCTGTGCGTGCTGAACCAGGACGGGACCCACTCCTGGCCTTTGCCCCGCGGCCCGCTGAACTTGGACCCCCGGACCCCCGCCTGGCCATGGGCAGTGGGGTGACCCACGCCCAGGAGTTTGCCATGAAGAGTGTGGGCACCCGCACAGGGGTTGGGGGCAGCCAGAGTGGTTTCCCAGGTCCCCGTGGTGGAGGTGGCAGTGGTGGCAGGGAAAGGCCAGGCCGCTGCCCCTCGGAAGACAAGGCTCTCGCCAACTCCCTCTACCTCAACGGCGAGCTGCGGGGCAGTGACCACACCGATGTCTGTGGCAACGTGGTGGGCAGCAgcgggggcagcagcagcagcggcagcagtgaCAAGGCCCCGCCACAGTATCGTgagcccagccacccacccaaGCTCCTGGCCACCTCTGGCAAGCTAGACCAG TGCTCAGAGCCACTAGTCCGGCCATCTGCCTTCAAGCCTGTTGTACCCAAGAACTTCCACTCCATGCAGAACTTGTGTCCCCCACAGAGTAACGGGACCCCGGAGGGACGACAAGGCCCCGGAGGCCTCAAGGGTGGACTGGACAAGTCCAGGACCATGACCCCAGCGGGCGGGAGTGGGGGTGGCCTCTCTGATTCTGGCCGGAACTCACTCACCAGCCTGCCCACCTACAGCTCGAGCTACAGCCAGCACCTGGCACCCCTCAGTGCCTCCACCAGCCACATCAACCGCATTggcactgccagctacagcagcaacagcagtggtGGGGGGTCGGGCTACCAGGACCTGGGAACCTCAGACAGCGGGCGGGCCTCCAGCAAGAGCAGCTCATCCACAGCCACCTCTGTGGGGCGGCCTGGCCACTTGGGATcgggagagggaggaggtggaggcCTACCCTTTGCAGCCTGCTCCCCGCCCTCTCCCAGCACCCTGATCCAGGAACTGGAGGAACGGCTGTGGGAGAAGGAGCAGGAGGTGGCAGCTCTGCGGCGCAGCCTGGAGCAGAGCGAGGCGGCTGTGGCCCAGGTTCTGGAAGAGCGGCAGAAGGCGTGGGAACGGGAGCTAGCTGAGCTTCGGCAGGGCTGTAGTGGGAAGCTGCAGCAGGTGGCCCGCAGGGCCCAGCGTGCCCAGCAGGGCCTCCAGCTGCAggtgctgaggctgcagcaggacAAGAAGCAGTTGCAGGAGGAGACGGCACGGCTGATGCGGCAGCGTGAGGAGCTGGAGGACAAAGTGGCCGCCTGTCAGAAGGAGCAGGCCGACTTCCTGCCCCGCATGGAGGAGACCAAGTGGGAG GTGTGCCAGAAAGCCGGCGAGATTTccctcctgaagcagcagctgaagGACTCGCAGGCCGATGTGTCGCAGAAGCTGAGTGAGATTGTGGGGCTGCGCTCGCAGCTGCGTGAAGGCCGCGCCTCGCTGCGGGAGAAGGAGGAGCAGCTGCTCAGCCTGAGGGATTCCTTCGGCAGCAAACAGGCCAGCCTGGAGCTGGGCGACGGTGAGCTGCCCACGGCCGCCTGCCTCAAGCCGCCACTCACCCCCGTGGACCCGGCCGAGCCTCAGGAGGCGGTGCTGGCCACCTGCGAAAGCGATGAGGTCAAGATGCGCCGACAGGCTGGGgtggccgccgccgcctccctgGCCTCGGTGGACGGGGAGGCGGATGCCAGCGGGGAGAACGGGACGAGGGCTCTGCGGCGGGAGGTGGGGCGGCTGCAAGCCGAGCTGGCTGCCGAGCGGCGCGCCCGGGAGCGCCAGGGCGCCAGCTTCGCCGAGGAGCGCCGCGTGTGgctggaagagaaggagaaggtcATCGAGTACCAGAAGCAACTGCAGCTGAGCTACGTGGAGATGTACCAGCGCAACCAACAGCTGGAGCGGCGGCTGCGCGAGCGCGGGAGTGCTGGGGGCGCCAGCACACCCACCCCGCCGCACGGTGACGACAAGAAGGCCTGGACGCCCTCCCGCCTCGAGCGCATCGAGTCTACAGAGATCTGA
- the FASTKD5 gene encoding FAST kinase domain-containing protein 5, mitochondrial produces the protein MAFVICRRFPGSFCGTAPRPALTKHRLNKKLPGQSHQDCALTSDIRMAATLKLFKPLAYQTFSSSFAYNTVRRAAYWNVGCTPWHLGQDLPEHNSPHYPHGQVQNVCSTHSSQRRLAISHVLPALELTKASASTASMLPQGLPRTRKTDEEDVEVFDTLESTRVFLQLRPEYRLHSYCRPETCQPLSVSEGERILHDVTVSQKHLQPPAVADYFSKLSTLPAEQRTLLLSDPGFALLCQRSVKDIRLFETLDLIRILKAFVSLGIPHSHPMLDVYETRFCHQVWEMNLDQLLLVADLWRYLGHKVPRFLKIFFSYLNLHWKALSLSQLIHLIYIIGESRQAPQDLMQKLESLILKYIDLINLEELGTICLGFFKSSSSLSEFAMRKIGDVACADMQHLSSHALVNILKMLRFTHVDHVHFMKCFGELAPQRIPSLGVQGVMHLTLACSALRFFDERVMNAVAASLPPRVAHCRSKDVAKILWSFGTLNYKPPNTEEFYSSLINEIHRKMSEFKQYPEHLLTCLLGLAFSEYFPEEFIRFALSPGFVRLAQERSKYELSKELYTLDGTVGIECPDYRGSRLSSHLQQEVAEKLWNLARKDMTSKPEFLEALFSLETMLGGPQYVKHHMILPHTRSSDLEVQLDINLKPLPFNKEAIPAEDSPRVRLKHVGVALTDDLMSQLLRGKPRGRFQGALESEQAARPLQDTLCNVDDRSGAEETVGFCPPDPAQAPLVKLAIQLTNKNQYCYGTRNLLGLHNMKRRQLIRLGYRVVELSHWEWLPLLKRTRLEKLAYLHEKVFTSAL, from the coding sequence ATGGCTTTTGTGATATGCCGAAGATTTCCAGGCAGTTTCTGTGGAACGGCTCCGCGGCCAGCTCTAACCAAGCACCGTTTAAACAAGAAATTGCCTGGTCAAAGCCATCAGGACTGTGCTCTCACTAGTGACATCAGAATGGCAGCCACTCTCAAGTTGTTCAAACCTTTAGCATATCAAACATTTAGCAGTTCTTTTGCCTATAATACAGTCCGAAGAGCGGCATATTGGAATGTGGGATGCACCCCATGGCACCTGGGACAGGACCTTCCAGAACACAATAGCCCCCACTACCCTCATGGCCAAGTTCAGAATGTCTGTAGCACTCATTCTTCTCAGAGGAGGCTCGCCATCAGCCATGTGCTCCCGGCTCTGGAGCTGACGAAGGCTTCTGCCTCCACGGCCAGCATGCTGCCACAGGGCTTACCCAGGACCAGGAAAACAGATGAAGAGGATGTAGAGGTTTTTGACACCCTTGAAAGCACCCGAGTTTTCCTGCAGCTGAGACCAGAGTACCGGCTCCACAGCTATTGCAGGCCTGAGACTTGTCAGCCGCTGTCTGTTTCAGAAGGTGAGCGGATTTTGCACGACGTCACGGTCAGCCAGAAGCATCTGCAACCTCCAGCCGTTGCCGATTACTTCTCTAAGCTGAGCACTTTGCCTGCAGAGCAGCGCACTCTTTTGCTGTCCGATCCTGGTTTTGCTCTGCTCTGCCAGCGAAGTGTGAAAGACATACGGCTCTTTGAGACTCTGGACCTGATCCGTATTTTGAAAGCTTTTGTCAGTTTAGGAATCCCTCACTCCCATCCAATGCTAGATGTATACGAAACGCGGTTTTGCCATCAGGTATGGGAGATGAACCTGgatcagctcctgctggtggctgATCTGTGGCGGTACTTGGGCCACAAAGTGCCtcggtttttaaaaatcttttttagttATCTTAATTTACACTGGAaagctctttctttgtctcagctGATTCACTTAATTTATATCATAGGTGAAAGTCGTCAGGCACCCCAGGACCTAATGCAGAAACTGGAATCATTGATCCTTAAGTATATAGACTTGATCAATTTAGAGGAGCTTGGTACGATCTGTTTAGGATTCTTTAAGTCAAGCAGCAGTCTGTCCGAATTTGCCATGCGGAAAATCGGGGATGTGGCTTGTGCTGACATGCAGCACCTTAGCAGTCATGCTCTGGTGAATATTCTTAAAATGTTGCGTTTCACTCACGTAGATCACGTACACTTCATGAAGTGCTTTGGAGAGCTGGCTCCTCAGCGAATTCCCTCCTTGGGGGTCCAAGGGGTCATGCACCTGACTCTTGCCTGCTCGGCCTTACGGTTCTTCGATGAGAGAGTCATGAACGCCGTGGCTGCTTCTTTGCCTCCCAGGGTAGCACACTGTCGAAGTAAAGATGTTGCCAAAattctgtggtcatttggaacTCTGAATTATAAACCACCCAATACGGAAGAGTTTTATTCCAGCCTGATAAATGAGATTCACAGAAAAATGTCTGAATTCAAGCAATACCCAGAacacctgctcacctgcctgctgggcctggcatTTTCAGAGTACTTTCCCGAGGAGTTCATCAGGTTTGCCCTGAGTCCAGGGTTTGTGAGGTTAGCTCAGGAGAGGAGTAAGTATGAACTTTCTAAGGAACTGTACACTCTTGATGGTACAGTTGGTATCGAGTGTCCAGATTACAGAGGCAGCCGGCTAAGTTCCCACCTTCAGCAAGAGGTAGCTGAAAAGCTATGGAATTTAGCCAGAAAGGATATGACCTCAAAGCCCGAATTCCTAGAAGCCCTGTTTTCACTGGAGACCATGTTGGGTGGGCCTCAGTATGTCAAGCACCATATGATTTTGCCTCATACTCGATCTTCTGACCTAGAAGTCCAGCTGGATATTAATCTGAAGCCATTGCCGTTTAACAAAGAAGCCATCCCAGCTGAAGATAGCCCCAGAGTAAGGCTTAAGCATGTAGGAGTTGCACTTACAGATGATTTGATGAGCCAGTTACTAAGAGGGAAGCCCAGAGGGCGTTTCCAGGGGGCACTTGAGTCAGAGCAGGCAGCCAGACCCTTGCAGGACACCCTTTGCAACGTGGACGATAGGTCAGGGGCCGAGGAAACGGTGGGCTTTTGCCCCCCAGACCCTGCGCAGGCCCCGCTAGTGAAACTGGCCATCCAGCTGACAAACAAGAACCAATATTGCTATGGTACCAGGAATCTGCTTGGACTGCACAACATGAAGAGGCGGCAGCTGATTCGGCTTGGATACCGGGTGGTGGAGTTATCCCACTGGGAATGGCTGCCACTCCTGAAACGAACTCGCTTGGAAAAGCTGGCCTACCTCCATGAGAAAGTGTTCACCTCTGCTCTCTGA
- the LZTS3 gene encoding leucine zipper putative tumor suppressor 3 isoform X1: MRARHLAPSDRALEGPRPEDPTAPHTPGKASTACTVYPDLAMAKLETLPVRAEPGRDPLLAFAPRPAELGPPDPRLAMGSGVTHAQEFAMKSVGTRTGVGGSQSGFPGPRGGGGSGGRERPGRCPSEDKALANSLYLNGELRGSDHTDVCGNVVGSSGGSSSSGSSDKAPPQYREPSHPPKLLATSGKLDQCSEPLVRPSAFKPVVPKNFHSMQNLCPPQSNGTPEGRQGPGGLKGGLDKSRTMTPAGGSGGGLSDSGRNSLTSLPTYSSSYSQHLAPLSASTSHINRIGTASYSSNSSGGGSGYQDLGTSDSGRASSKSSSSTATSVGRPGHLGSGEGGGGGLPFAACSPPSPSTLIQELEERLWEKEQEVAALRRSLEQSEAAVAQVLEERQKAWERELAELRQGCSGKLQQVARRAQRAQQGLQLQVLRLQQDKKQLQEETARLMRQREELEDKVAACQKEQADFLPRMEETKWEVCQKAGEISLLKQQLKDSQADVSQKLSEIVGLRSQLREGRASLREKEEQLLSLRDSFGSKQASLELGDGELPTAACLKPPLTPVDPAEPQEAVLATCESDEVKMRRQAGVAAAASLASVDGEADASGENGTRALRREVGRLQAELAAERRARERQGASFAEERRVWLEEKEKVIEYQKQLQLSYVEMYQRNQQLERRLRERGSAGGASTPTPPHGDDKKAWTPSRLERIESTEI, translated from the exons ATGAGAGCAAGGCACCTGGCCCCTTCAGACCGGGCCTTGGAGGGTCCCAGGCCTGAGGACCCAACAGCTCCTCACACCCCTGGAAAGGCAAGCACAGCCTGCACTG TGTACCCCGACTTAGCTATGGCGAAGCTGGAGACGCTGCCTGTGCGTGCTGAACCAGGACGGGACCCACTCCTGGCCTTTGCCCCGCGGCCCGCTGAACTTGGACCCCCGGACCCCCGCCTGGCCATGGGCAGTGGGGTGACCCACGCCCAGGAGTTTGCCATGAAGAGTGTGGGCACCCGCACAGGGGTTGGGGGCAGCCAGAGTGGTTTCCCAGGTCCCCGTGGTGGAGGTGGCAGTGGTGGCAGGGAAAGGCCAGGCCGCTGCCCCTCGGAAGACAAGGCTCTCGCCAACTCCCTCTACCTCAACGGCGAGCTGCGGGGCAGTGACCACACCGATGTCTGTGGCAACGTGGTGGGCAGCAgcgggggcagcagcagcagcggcagcagtgaCAAGGCCCCGCCACAGTATCGTgagcccagccacccacccaaGCTCCTGGCCACCTCTGGCAAGCTAGACCAG TGCTCAGAGCCACTAGTCCGGCCATCTGCCTTCAAGCCTGTTGTACCCAAGAACTTCCACTCCATGCAGAACTTGTGTCCCCCACAGAGTAACGGGACCCCGGAGGGACGACAAGGCCCCGGAGGCCTCAAGGGTGGACTGGACAAGTCCAGGACCATGACCCCAGCGGGCGGGAGTGGGGGTGGCCTCTCTGATTCTGGCCGGAACTCACTCACCAGCCTGCCCACCTACAGCTCGAGCTACAGCCAGCACCTGGCACCCCTCAGTGCCTCCACCAGCCACATCAACCGCATTggcactgccagctacagcagcaacagcagtggtGGGGGGTCGGGCTACCAGGACCTGGGAACCTCAGACAGCGGGCGGGCCTCCAGCAAGAGCAGCTCATCCACAGCCACCTCTGTGGGGCGGCCTGGCCACTTGGGATcgggagagggaggaggtggaggcCTACCCTTTGCAGCCTGCTCCCCGCCCTCTCCCAGCACCCTGATCCAGGAACTGGAGGAACGGCTGTGGGAGAAGGAGCAGGAGGTGGCAGCTCTGCGGCGCAGCCTGGAGCAGAGCGAGGCGGCTGTGGCCCAGGTTCTGGAAGAGCGGCAGAAGGCGTGGGAACGGGAGCTAGCTGAGCTTCGGCAGGGCTGTAGTGGGAAGCTGCAGCAGGTGGCCCGCAGGGCCCAGCGTGCCCAGCAGGGCCTCCAGCTGCAggtgctgaggctgcagcaggacAAGAAGCAGTTGCAGGAGGAGACGGCACGGCTGATGCGGCAGCGTGAGGAGCTGGAGGACAAAGTGGCCGCCTGTCAGAAGGAGCAGGCCGACTTCCTGCCCCGCATGGAGGAGACCAAGTGGGAG GTGTGCCAGAAAGCCGGCGAGATTTccctcctgaagcagcagctgaagGACTCGCAGGCCGATGTGTCGCAGAAGCTGAGTGAGATTGTGGGGCTGCGCTCGCAGCTGCGTGAAGGCCGCGCCTCGCTGCGGGAGAAGGAGGAGCAGCTGCTCAGCCTGAGGGATTCCTTCGGCAGCAAACAGGCCAGCCTGGAGCTGGGCGACGGTGAGCTGCCCACGGCCGCCTGCCTCAAGCCGCCACTCACCCCCGTGGACCCGGCCGAGCCTCAGGAGGCGGTGCTGGCCACCTGCGAAAGCGATGAGGTCAAGATGCGCCGACAGGCTGGGgtggccgccgccgcctccctgGCCTCGGTGGACGGGGAGGCGGATGCCAGCGGGGAGAACGGGACGAGGGCTCTGCGGCGGGAGGTGGGGCGGCTGCAAGCCGAGCTGGCTGCCGAGCGGCGCGCCCGGGAGCGCCAGGGCGCCAGCTTCGCCGAGGAGCGCCGCGTGTGgctggaagagaaggagaaggtcATCGAGTACCAGAAGCAACTGCAGCTGAGCTACGTGGAGATGTACCAGCGCAACCAACAGCTGGAGCGGCGGCTGCGCGAGCGCGGGAGTGCTGGGGGCGCCAGCACACCCACCCCGCCGCACGGTGACGACAAGAAGGCCTGGACGCCCTCCCGCCTCGAGCGCATCGAGTCTACAGAGATCTGA